One Ricinus communis isolate WT05 ecotype wild-type chromosome 2, ASM1957865v1, whole genome shotgun sequence DNA segment encodes these proteins:
- the LOC125369131 gene encoding uncharacterized mitochondrial protein AtMg00810-like, with amino-acid sequence MVIALAAQSLWPIFQMDVKSAFLHETLEEQVYVTQPPGYIKTGNENQVYKLKKGSLRFKTSPAGMVQPYRELFLKEGFHKCPYEHTLFVKIRDEGRILIVCLYVDDLIFTGNDPAMFEKFKKSMMTEFEMSDLGLMHYFLGIEIVQSADGIFVCQKKYVREILDRFQMQDCNPASTLAEFNLKINKDHEGKKVENTLFKQIVRSLMYLTATRPEIMHSVSQISRYMESPTKMHLAAAKRILRYLQGTRDFGLFFKKGIKSDLVGYTDSDYAGDVDDRKSTYGCIFMMGSAAVSWSSKKQPIVTLSMTETELIAATSCACQALWLKKILEELQFNQEGAVVIYCDNNSTIKLSKNPVLHGRSKHIDVKYHYLRDLDKDGKIDLKYCRSEEQLTDIFTKALKVFPFQDLRKIIGVCTLKRFVN; translated from the coding sequence ATGGTAATTGCATTGGCTGCTCAGAGTTTATGGCCTATCTTCCAAATGGATGTCAAATCGGCATTCTTGCACGAAACTCTTGAAGAGCAGGTATATGTTACTCAACCTCCTGGCTATATTAAAACTGGAAATGAAAATCaggtttacaaattaaaaaaaggcTCTTTACGGTTTAAAACAAGCCCCGCGGGCATGGTACAACCGTATcgagaattatttttaaaagaaggTTTTCATAAATGCCCATATGAGCATACactttttgttaaaattagaGATGAAGGAAGAATACTCATTGTGTGTCTGTATGTTGATGATCTTATATTTACTGGAAATGATCCTGCCatgtttgaaaaatttaagaagTCCATGATGACAGAGTTTGAAATGTCGGATCTTGGTCTAATGCACTACTTTCTAGGCATAGAAATAGTGCAATCAGCTGATGGAATTTTTGTTTGCCAAAAGAAATATGTACGAGAAATTTTGGACAGGTTTCAAATGCAAGATTGCAATCCTGCAAGCACTCTAGCTGAGTTTaacttgaaaataaataaagatcaTGAAGGTAAGAAGGTGGAAAACACATTGTTCAAGCAAATCGTTAGGAGTTTGATGTATTTGACCGCAACTAGACCAGAAATAATGCATTCAGTGAGTCAAATTAGTAGATACATGGAATCTCCAACTAAAATGCATCTTGCTGCTGCGAAGCGAATCCTACGGTACTTGCAAGGTACTAGAGATTTTGGCTTATTCTTCAAAAAGGGAATAAAGTCAGATTTGGTTGGTTATACTGATAGTGATTATGCTGGGGATGTTGACGACCGAAAAAGTACTTATGGATGCATTTTTATGATGGGTTCAGCAGCTGTTTCTTGGTCTTCGAAGAAGCAACCCATTGTCACTTTATCCATGACCGAAACTGAACTTATTGCTGCCACTTCTTGTGCATGTCAAGCTCTTTGGCTTAAAAAAATACTTGAAGAATTGCAATTCAATCAAGAAGGAGCTGTTGTGATTTACTGTGATAACAATTCTACAATCAAGCTTTCCAAGAATCCGGTGCTACATGGGAGAAGCAAGCATATCGATGTTAAATATCACTACTTGAGAGACCTTGACAAGGATggaaaaattgatttgaagtATTGCAGAAGTGAAGAACAGCTGACTGATATATTTACTAAAGCTCTTAaggtttttccttttcaagatttgagaaaaataattggaGTTTGTACTTTGAAAAGGTTTGTAAACTGA